Proteins encoded together in one Telopea speciosissima isolate NSW1024214 ecotype Mountain lineage chromosome 6, Tspe_v1, whole genome shotgun sequence window:
- the LOC122665001 gene encoding metalloendoproteinase 4-MMP-like — protein sequence MFPFFSYSLSLFVSFLTFFSLSLLLLSSPCFPARLSPGTLTFNSATVLSVNDINGINDINATWHHFERFLDTARGSHVSGLSELKKYFHGFGYLVVPDTNFTETFDNRFESAVIHYQSKLGLPVTGKLNSDTLSQIMLPRCGMSDTHVIHTTRHFAYFPGEPRWTRLTPISLSYAFSPDNMIRYLSLSDIRAVFERAFTRWAAVIPVSFYETEYYDTADIKIGFYSGDHGDGQPFDGILGVLAHAFSPESGMFHIDAAERWAVDFGTEKSKVAVDLESVVTHEIGHVLGLGHSSVKEAIMYPSLIPRTKKVELKVDDVEGVQALYGSNPNFRISSLLASETSINQAVGSRTRTSKWPTTLLLLILCFCI from the coding sequence ATGTTTCCGTTTTTCagttattctctctctctcttcgtcTCCTTCCtcaccttcttctctctctcccttctccttctttcctcccCTTGTTTTCCCGCCAGACTCTCACCGGGAACGTTAACGTTTAACTCAGCAACCGTTTTATCTGTCAACGACATTAACGGCATCAACGACATCAACGCCACATGGCATCACTTCGAGCGATTCCTCGACACTGCCAGAGGCAGCCACGTCAGCGGCCTGTCGGAGCTGAAGAAGTACTTCCACGGGTTCGGTTATCTAGTCGTACCCGATACAAATTTCACCGAGACGTTTGACAACCGATTCGAATCGGCAGTGATTCATTACCAATCAAAACTCGGTCTCCCTGTTACCGGTAAGCTCAACTCCGATACGCTCTCGCAAATCATGTTACCTAGGTGTGGCATGAGCGATACACACGTGATACATACGACAAGGCACTTCGCGTACTTCCCGGGTGAACCGAGATGGACTCGGTTAACTCCGATAAGCCTTAGTTACGCGTTCTCACCCGATAATATGATCCGATACTTGAGCTTATCGGATATACGAGCGGTTTTTGAACGGGCTTTTACACGGTGGGCTGCTGTTATACCAGTGAGTTTCTATGAGACGGAATATTACGACACGGCTGATATCAAGATTGGGTTTTATAGTGGGGATCATGGAGATGGACAGCCGTTCGATGGGATTCTTGGGGTTCTCGCACATGCCTTTTCGCCTGAGAGTGGGATGTTCCACATAGATGCAGCGGAGAGGTGGGCCGTTGATTTTGGAACGGAAAAATCAAAGGTGGCCGTTGATTTGGAATCGGTTGTGACACATGAGATTGGACACGTGTTAGGGCTGGGCCACTCGTCAGTTAAAGAGGCGATTATGTATCctagtttgatcccaaggactAAGAAGGTAGAGTTGAAGGTTGATGACGTGGAGGGGGTACAAGCCCTGTATGGGTCAAACCCGAATTTCAGGATCAGTTCTTTGTTGGCTTCTGAAACATCCATAAATCAAGCCgttggttcaagaactcggacCTCAAAGTGGCCCACTACTCTCTTACTCTTGATATTGTGTTTCTGTATATAA